Proteins from a single region of Paramormyrops kingsleyae isolate MSU_618 chromosome 9, PKINGS_0.4, whole genome shotgun sequence:
- the LOC111851147 gene encoding uncharacterized protein isoform X1: MLFGYFMFRSPWYCVDFTHFGDSAFSSLVLKSTAELNLIMTLLQDNVYVYAGPFLLLPGLLLLCTCCTYRKSNASCAKQKLTDHAEQVSQAATGSTVDGKCTDAVEAGHQPERKDAPNTHTEEEPARTAPLANRRLPSLPKSTTGRMAGSVVYDTVVNMREWPAPEAKVGRRQTSSCSSLYAEVRWGEKKSEEASIFISAKPLSTRPSICRDLASRSGDKDFPLYAEVNKTGKRMIKSELIS; the protein is encoded by the exons ATGCTGTTTGGTTACTTCATGTTCCGATCACCTTGGTATTGTGTGGACTTCACTCATTTTGGGGACTCTGCTTTCTCCAGCCTGGTCCTGAAGTCTACCGCCGAACTGAACTTG ATCATGACCCTGCTGCAGGACAATGTCTATGTCTACGCTGGTCCCTTCCTCCTGCTTCCTGGGCTCCTGCTGCTCTGTACCTGCTGCACATACAG GAAATCTAACGCGTCGTGTGCAAAGCAGAAGTTGACAGATCATGCTGAGCAGGTGTCCCAG GCAGCAACAGGAAGCACTGTTGATGGGAAATGCACAGACGCAGTGGAAGCTGGTCACCAGCCTGAAAGGAAAGATGCCCCAAACACTCATACAG AGGAAGAACCAGCAAGGACTGCGCCCTTGGCAAATCGCCGATTGCCATCCTTGCCGAAGTCCACCACAGGGCGCATGGCGGGATCTGTGGTGTACGATACAGTGGTGAACATGCGTGAGTGGCCTGCCCCAGAGGCCAAAGTCGGACGGCGACAGACGTCCAGCTGCAGCAGTCTGTACGCAGAGGTGCGGTGGGGAGAGAAAAAGAGTGAGGAGGCGTCCATTTTCATCAGTGCCAAACCTCTCAGCACGCGACCCTCCATCTGCAGGGACTTGGCAAGCCGCAGTGGCGACAAAGACTTCCCACTCTACGCTGAAGTGAACAAGACTGGCAAGCGGATGATCAAATCAGAGCTGATCTCCTGA
- the LOC111851147 gene encoding uncharacterized protein isoform X3 — MLFGYFMFRSPWYCVDFTHFGDSAFSSLVLKSTAELNLIMTLLQDNVYVYAGPFLLLPGLLLLCTCCTYRKSNASCAKQKLTDHAEQVSQAATGSTVDGKCTDAVEAGHQPERKDAPNTHTEEEPARTAPLANRRLPSLPKSTTGRMAGSVVYDTVVNMREWPAPEAKVGRRQTSSCSSLYAEGLGKPQWRQRLPTLR, encoded by the exons ATGCTGTTTGGTTACTTCATGTTCCGATCACCTTGGTATTGTGTGGACTTCACTCATTTTGGGGACTCTGCTTTCTCCAGCCTGGTCCTGAAGTCTACCGCCGAACTGAACTTG ATCATGACCCTGCTGCAGGACAATGTCTATGTCTACGCTGGTCCCTTCCTCCTGCTTCCTGGGCTCCTGCTGCTCTGTACCTGCTGCACATACAG GAAATCTAACGCGTCGTGTGCAAAGCAGAAGTTGACAGATCATGCTGAGCAGGTGTCCCAG GCAGCAACAGGAAGCACTGTTGATGGGAAATGCACAGACGCAGTGGAAGCTGGTCACCAGCCTGAAAGGAAAGATGCCCCAAACACTCATACAG AGGAAGAACCAGCAAGGACTGCGCCCTTGGCAAATCGCCGATTGCCATCCTTGCCGAAGTCCACCACAGGGCGCATGGCGGGATCTGTGGTGTACGATACAGTGGTGAACATGCGTGAGTGGCCTGCCCCAGAGGCCAAAGTCGGACGGCGACAGACGTCCAGCTGCAGCAGTCTGTACGCAGAG GGACTTGGCAAGCCGCAGTGGCGACAAAGACTTCCCACTCTACGCTGA
- the LOC111851147 gene encoding uncharacterized protein isoform X2: MTLLQDNVYVYAGPFLLLPGLLLLCTCCTYRKSNASCAKQKLTDHAEQVSQAATGSTVDGKCTDAVEAGHQPERKDAPNTHTEEEPARTAPLANRRLPSLPKSTTGRMAGSVVYDTVVNMREWPAPEAKVGRRQTSSCSSLYAEVRWGEKKSEEASIFISAKPLSTRPSICRDLASRSGDKDFPLYAEVNKTGKRMIKSELIS, translated from the exons ATGACCCTGCTGCAGGACAATGTCTATGTCTACGCTGGTCCCTTCCTCCTGCTTCCTGGGCTCCTGCTGCTCTGTACCTGCTGCACATACAG GAAATCTAACGCGTCGTGTGCAAAGCAGAAGTTGACAGATCATGCTGAGCAGGTGTCCCAG GCAGCAACAGGAAGCACTGTTGATGGGAAATGCACAGACGCAGTGGAAGCTGGTCACCAGCCTGAAAGGAAAGATGCCCCAAACACTCATACAG AGGAAGAACCAGCAAGGACTGCGCCCTTGGCAAATCGCCGATTGCCATCCTTGCCGAAGTCCACCACAGGGCGCATGGCGGGATCTGTGGTGTACGATACAGTGGTGAACATGCGTGAGTGGCCTGCCCCAGAGGCCAAAGTCGGACGGCGACAGACGTCCAGCTGCAGCAGTCTGTACGCAGAGGTGCGGTGGGGAGAGAAAAAGAGTGAGGAGGCGTCCATTTTCATCAGTGCCAAACCTCTCAGCACGCGACCCTCCATCTGCAGGGACTTGGCAAGCCGCAGTGGCGACAAAGACTTCCCACTCTACGCTGAAGTGAACAAGACTGGCAAGCGGATGATCAAATCAGAGCTGATCTCCTGA